A genomic stretch from Aedes albopictus strain Foshan chromosome 2, AalbF5, whole genome shotgun sequence includes:
- the LOC109411138 gene encoding elongation of very long chain fatty acids protein 7 isoform X1, with translation MITMDLYNYYVWENADPRTHDWFLAGSPFPVLGVIVGYLSLVYYIVPKYMENREPYKMKTFLGFYNLFQVGYCVMVVVKCFQAGWTPDYFYRCYETDYSYSPKALKMAEVTWYILFIKFVELLETILFVLRKKQNQVSFLHVYHHISTFVIAYIFCKYVGGSMLVFSIVANSIVHIIMYSYYFISAYDVAMFKYVAGKIKRYITSMQLIQFALLTTNNLFGLQPGCKTCKPFLVMYIPNVFILIYLFSDFYKKSYDRKRSKIE, from the exons ATGATAACCATGGATTTGTACAATTACTACGTGTGGGAGAATGCAG ATCCCCGGACACACGACTGGTTCCTCGCAGGCTCTCCATTCCCCGTGCTGGGTGTTATCGTCGGCTACCTCAGCTTGGTATACTACATAGTTCCTAA GTACATGGAAAATCGCGAACCGTACAAGATGAAAACATTTCTagggttttacaatttgtttcaaGTAGGATACTGTGTGATGGTAGTTGTTAAG TGTTTCCAAGCCGGTTGGACGCCTGACTATTTTTACCGGTGCTATGAGACAGATTATTCCTACAGCCCAAAAGCTTTGAAGATGGCTGAAGTAACGTGGTATATCTTGTTTATTAAGTTTGTGGAGTTACTGGAGACAATTCTGTTCGTGCTACGCAAAAAACAAAACCAGGTTTCCTTCCTTCACGTGTATCATCATATCAGTACCTTTGTCATTGCATACATATTTTGCAAATATGTTGGAG GGAGCATGTTAGTGTTTTCGATAGTAGCCAATTCAATAGTACACATTATAATGTACTCATACTATTTCATCTCGGCATATGATGTGGCCATGTTCAAGTACGTAGCCGGCAAAATAAAGCGGTACATAACCAGTATGCAGTTG ATTCAATTCGCGCTACTAACGACCAACAACCTGTTTGGTTTGCAACCAGGCTGCAAGACATGCAAACCGTTTCTCGTCATGTACATCCCGAACGTGTTTATTCTTATCTATCTTTTTAGCGATTTTTACAAGAAGTCCTATGACAGAAAACGATCTAAGATCGAATAG
- the LOC109411138 gene encoding elongation of very long chain fatty acids protein 7 isoform X2, with protein MENREPYKMKTFLGFYNLFQVGYCVMVVVKCFQAGWTPDYFYRCYETDYSYSPKALKMAEVTWYILFIKFVELLETILFVLRKKQNQVSFLHVYHHISTFVIAYIFCKYVGGSMLVFSIVANSIVHIIMYSYYFISAYDVAMFKYVAGKIKRYITSMQLIQFALLTTNNLFGLQPGCKTCKPFLVMYIPNVFILIYLFSDFYKKSYDRKRSKIE; from the exons ATGGAAAATCGCGAACCGTACAAGATGAAAACATTTCTagggttttacaatttgtttcaaGTAGGATACTGTGTGATGGTAGTTGTTAAG TGTTTCCAAGCCGGTTGGACGCCTGACTATTTTTACCGGTGCTATGAGACAGATTATTCCTACAGCCCAAAAGCTTTGAAGATGGCTGAAGTAACGTGGTATATCTTGTTTATTAAGTTTGTGGAGTTACTGGAGACAATTCTGTTCGTGCTACGCAAAAAACAAAACCAGGTTTCCTTCCTTCACGTGTATCATCATATCAGTACCTTTGTCATTGCATACATATTTTGCAAATATGTTGGAG GGAGCATGTTAGTGTTTTCGATAGTAGCCAATTCAATAGTACACATTATAATGTACTCATACTATTTCATCTCGGCATATGATGTGGCCATGTTCAAGTACGTAGCCGGCAAAATAAAGCGGTACATAACCAGTATGCAGTTG ATTCAATTCGCGCTACTAACGACCAACAACCTGTTTGGTTTGCAACCAGGCTGCAAGACATGCAAACCGTTTCTCGTCATGTACATCCCGAACGTGTTTATTCTTATCTATCTTTTTAGCGATTTTTACAAGAAGTCCTATGACAGAAAACGATCTAAGATCGAATAG